aaaaCTGCTCTCTTTACCAGTACTTTAAACTtcctatagtttttttttattacctagCATTATTGATCACTTACCCTGATGAAGTAATGACAACTATTAATAGGTTTGAAAGTAAcaggaaaaatgaaaataaataagtgcCAGTATTAGGTTTGTTGTAATGCACAGTTGGaattctgtgagtgtgtgtatagtgctGCAATATAATAGGTCCAGTCATAAAGTCTATGAAGCATCCGTGACTACGAAAAGTCTACTGCAGGCTATCACAGTAACCATAATGCAGACTCTTGGTTATCAATTTAATATTCACATAATCTTTGGTTTGGGGGGTCTTATTCATTTTGCACATTGCCTTCCCCCTGACCACCACCAAAAAAAGTAATACCAAGATATCACAGTAATATTGCATGTGGTTGCCATAATTTAAATACACCTAAATTGTTAGAgcctgtgtgtctttgttgcagtgtatgtttttgtgtgctgCATATCACTATTAAGTATGCAAGTTCCAAGTCACTGCAGGCCATCAATCAAAAATGTGGTAGTAAAGGAAATGGTCAGCAATTTTCTAAAGAAAatctttttctgttctgtcagGAAGATCAAAGCTGCTCTGCTAGACTGAAATGTTACCTTCGTGTTTAGATTTTTGCAATTTAAAAACTCTGTTAGAAGCTCATCTGTTACTCTAGAAATTGTCTGATTGGGAGCATGGCCCTTGAGAAGTGTCTTTGTGCTTTCTTTTAAAACATACCTGTTCTGGATTGACATTACTTTTTCGCTACTACTTTGAGGTTGAACATTGGCGTGTGAATCTCTGATGAAACGAATATTGCACCGCATGTCTTCAGACCCTTCATCCTTTTGATCTGGCTCGATGTGAATCAGAGGTACTTCCCTTTGTCCACGATTTGTTCTCTCttgctgggaccagcttggtGTTTTTCCTGAGCAGGACTGCAAAAAACCTTGTCTCCTCTCACTAACTGAAGCATGACAGGCTGTGACTTCCTGGTGGCATCCAATAAATGACTTGCCACTCTCAACAATGTCTGTGGCTAGTCGATTAGCGAAGAGCTGGACATGCGGTTGAGATTCGAAGGAGTCCTGCTCTGTGCTATCCTCCGAGGGCTCAgctataattttgtttttacgCATGAGAGACTCAATAGAGCTGGCCCAGGTCTCATGGATGAGCATGTCTGTAATATGGTCTGTCTGACCACGCTTGTACAAACAGGAATCAGATTTACATAATCCTGTGGATGACACAGAGTTTGAGGGATAAATGTTGATAGAGTCAACATGCACGTTTCGGGCAAATCCATCAAATGAGTTGGCCTTAATGGGAGAGTTTACGGTTAGCCTTGAGTCAGATGATCGTCTGTCTGGAACGGAGGACTGACGGATGCAGAAGGGAGTTCTGGAGGGTGGAGGCAAAAGGCTGTTGCTCCAATCTTTGGTTTTAGTGATCCCATAATCTTTATTCTCCTTGTCCATATCTTTGAGTATGTAGCGATAAAATTCCTCAGTAATGCTTTCTGTGCTGGATTGTTTGGACACGCAAGCTGATGTCCGAACATTGAGGTGACCATTTTTCTTGCTGGTGACCTGTTGAACAGCAGCTGCTAGGATGCTGCTGGCATTTTTCCCGGCATAATAGTCCAGCAGTAGGTCAAACCCTCTGCCTTCTGTCTCCATTTGGTTCACCATGAAACGAGAAAACTCATCAGTAATGCTCTCACAGCTGGACTGCTTAGATATTGAGCTTCCCCGGCTCAGGTTGTGACCCAGTCTGCTTCCAGGATCTAGGGTGTTGTGTGCTCCAGAAGGACCTGCTTCTTCTTCTGGGATACTTTCATAGCTTGCAGCTTTTCCACGAGTGCTCCATCTCTCACACTGCAGCCTGCTGCGAGATGACTGACCTTGTTTGGATGTGTCCACTACATTCAGTTCTGGACAGTTCATTATCCTGGCTGTGACCTCTGAGGCAAAAAGTGCAAAAGGGTCTGATATTGCTGGATCATCAAGATTGACGGTTTCATCAACTACACGATTCACCAATCGCTCCATAAGCTCAGGCTGCTCCTCAGTTTTGCGCTTGATCTCACTGAGGCGAGGTGCACGATGCTTTTTGGCAATCAGCACTCCATTTTGTGTCTCTTTTCTTCGGAAAGGTACAACTGTGCGGCAGGGCAACAGGAGCCCCTCGGACCCTTCAGAACCTGACTTCAAGGCACAAAACCAGGGCTGCTTGCCACTTGAGTTTTCCAGACATATTGCTGCCAGCTCAGTAGCCATAGAGACCACAGTAGTTGCCAAGTCTTCAGCAAAACATGCAACAGGAGTCTTGGACTCACCTTGATTCGTTTTAGACACCAACAAAGTTCCTGTAGATAAAGAGAAATCCTGTTGCCTGACTTCAGCTTCCCTGATTGTGGCAGCAGTAGTTTTCATTTGGGTATGTATGCTGGGCTCATTCACATTcagttcattttctctctctgctggCATTGGGTAGttctccttttccttttttcctacAGGTAATGAACACTTTTCTATCTTATTGGTATTTTCAGGCTGTTTGAGTTCAGACAAAAGCTGTAATTGGCTTATTGTTTCTCCTCCAGGCTTGGTGGTGGCCAAATTTTCTTTTGCACTGACTTCACTCTTTTTACTATCTGATAACTCTGGGgtacattttgaaatgtcaccAAATTTTCTTGATGTGGCACAAAGAACATCAAAGAGCAAGCTGTTCACACTCTCCAAGAGGAAGCACTGAATGTTGGGGGAATCCTTCCCTCTTAGCTCTTTTCTGTTTACAGCTTTCTCCAGGGCATATTTAAACATGCTCTCTGCCACCTCTTGGGTAAAATCATCCACCACTAGATGGTTCTGATGGGACCTTCTTGGATGCATGATGCCATCCACAATCTTGTTATGTGTGGTCTCCAGGAAGTTTGCTATGCTGGTGTAGCTCTGTTTGTGAATGAGGACTTCTAAAGCTTCCTTCAAGAGAATCTCAGCCACAGTGGTTCTAAATGTGTCCATACTAGATCCTTCTGCCACACTGCAGTGTAACATAACGGCAGTGGAAGCTTGAGCCGCTGAAAGCAGTCCCACTGATGTTGCAGACAATGAATCTTCAATTTCACCTACTGGATCGACTGCTCCTGCTATTTCGGGTGAAGAATACATTGCAGAACCTAATGAATAGTCCCTTTGCTCCGTGGCTGTGCCTTCTTCTTCATCCGTGTCTGTctcatcatttcctgtttctaaCACTAGTTGCTTTGTGACCTGTGGGTTGCTGATTGTGCCAATGATGCTAGCAGCACATGCTAAAGCTATCTCCACAGGCTTAGCTGTGTGCCTAATTGGAGAGCTGTGATGCAAGTGAGGCTGTGTTCCTGTCTCTTGTACATCCTGGATTTCAGGTGCACGAAAGGATTGTGTGCCGGGCCATTCAGATGGCTCATCACAGTTATCAGGACTCTGGACGATCACAATTTTTGGAAGTTCAAAGGAGTGTGTTCTTGTTCTAGTGGGCTCATCAGTTGATTTTTGTGGAGAGCTAGCGTTAGACATCACTACCTCAGTGGAAAAGGACAATTCGTCTTGAGAAAGGTGGATAAAAGCATCCTGCAGAACAGATTCAGCAAGACTGGAGGCATAATTTGACTCTTTGTTGgtatttttgctatttttagaAGGGATATTTTCACGTCTGCTGGAAGTTCTGGAAACCTTGTGGGATTTGCAGGAAGCACAAATGGTATCTGAGTCTTCACTATCTTCTCTTTCTACCATGTTTTTATTCTTAGCTTTTTCTGTCTTTAGCTTTTCAGTTGATTCTCTCAAAACTTCATCATCTGCATCTGTAgagttaaaagaaaacattttttatatcacaataattttgGTCACAGATTACCAATATGAGTTTGTACACTATTTTGTGTACTAGTTTGTACACAGATTATAACCTTGTTATTGTTAAAGATGTCAATACAAAGACTTTCCCTATATATATTCAGTCCATATTAGGTGGAATTCTGTATGAGAACATGAGGAGGATAAGGTGACCAAAAGGGAAGAcaagacacaatacaaaaaTTAGCTTTAAGTTCAGTAAGTGTGGTGTTAGTGGAGTGACTCCCTCCTTGTGATGGCAGTCTATCAATGATGAGTGACATATAATTAAACTTAATCAATGCCTTTGACATCTTCTCTTATAAACTTATAAACAAACCTCCAATGGTGATTTTTGTCTCTTATAATCAATACTGCATTGGCTCTGAGATGAACCTAACCTTCACATACTACTCTGTCTTATTTCTCCTGAGAGTGTATAGATTAGTCTTGCCTTGTGGGTGTTGGGTGGAGTGGGAGTCATATTGTATTAACTCTCAGCTTCTACAGAACTCGCTCCTGCGatctttaatatatttattataataataataataataataataataataataataataatcatcatcatcatcatcatcatcatcatcatcatcatcatcatcataatcctCGTGTACTGTGTCTACTTTCTGCTTGAGTACATAATGTTCTTTTCTAAGCTGCCACTTATGTGTCTAAGAGCCctgctttgtttatttgctgTGCAGTGAGTGCTGAGTGCTGGAGGTGTTTCTACCTATTCACTTACTCTGTTGGATCCATTTCTTTGCTCCAATTGGCAATACTTCTGTATTTTCTGAATTTCACAGGGACAATACTGTTCTTACACTGAATAATATCTCAAGTGCATTCACAAAGTCAATGCTGTGTATAATTTGCACTATACTGATCATTAAGACACATCAATGGATAAACATGATTAAAGTGAAATGGAGTAGGACAAAGTGCTCTTAAAGAACAACAGCTTTGATGGCTGGTCTGTGCTTAGGAAATAAGAAAGTGTTCTCAAAAATGTAATGTGTGACAGTGTATGAAAACTAGACTGAAGAAGTTAGAAATGACTGTTATTGATTATGATAGGATACAAGCCATTCCAATAATTAATATATGATGCCAAGGTTAGAAAGGGCAACAATGTGCTAAGATGAAGGCTTAAAACTTTCTTCTCTTAAATCTTTCTTCTAACGTACTCTAACGTTCTCTTTAAGAATTATAATAGTGAGAACACTTTAAGCAGTGTTTCAGAGTAGTAGATGCAGTGAAGTGATAATGAGGTGACGGTTAAGTGCTGAGATGAACCTGAATGTGATGAGTAGAATGCATGTAGAATGTAGGTATGTAGATGAATTAGATTTGACTTTAAGCTCTAAGATAAAAGCAGTCTATGAAAAGCCAGCAGTATTTAGAGATTTTGTTAGCAGCATGTGCCAAGGGGAAAGAGTGGGAACTGCTAATattgttttgctgttttaaaAGCATCACATTGCAGAGTGGATCTGGGAGGACCAGCAGGAGGGAGGCTGAACAAGGGTGTTGATAGTATAAAGAAATGGTTTTGGGTTTCTGTCCAACACAAGTAATGACCACTGCACTACTGGCTCCAGAAACTTGAAAGAATAGATTAAATTGTGCCTCAGCTGTAACTTGCTTTGGTTAAAAGtttctgaataaataatatacaggaaataattataatataatataatataatataatataatataatataatataatataatataatataatataatataatacatgcCTGGCATTGAAAATGTGATCAGATACATGCAAAGATGTCTATAATGTGATTAATAAAATTCAAAGGAAAGAACATAGgaaacagacaaaaaactgaatggaaaaatgaacagaagaatGGATGACTGGACGGATGGAAGATACTAGACATTAAATTATTAGACACTACAACTTAAAGGCAATGTCATCGAAGTCATCCATTCTTTTAATGTATTTGACTTAAGGCCGTGACCTTTACCCTATTTGGCATGTAAAGATTTTATCTGTTCATTACAATGATGTGTCCATATAAAcctaacactcacaaacacttgTTCTTATGATATCACACTAATAAGAATgtcagatggacagacacatcAAAAACAGCAGGACACTGTTGCATACAAAAGTTTGGCACGCCTAGTTAAATAGTTTGGACATTCTTCTAAATTAGTAAGTAGCAGTtcctacatttttatataaaactgtaTGTGGAGGTATGGCTTGATAATCTTATCAGTGGTAAACGATAGGTAGATAAATATAGAGATGAATGGACAGAAGATGAAAAGCAGGACAGATTGATGAACAGATGGGTTTATAGCCAGACTCAGTAGACTGACAGATGTTTGTCCCTTAAGGTTAGGGTAGCAATGCATCTGGAGCCTGTCCTGGAACACTGGGAGGGAGATgtgaatacaccctggatgggactTCATAGAAGTTTGTTTGGTTTACATGTTAAACAAGAATTGAATCTGGGATTTTAATATTTCGTTTAATGATGGATAGAAttaaagaatagaatagaattactagatagattgatagatagatcgatcgatagatagatagatagacagacagacagacagacagacagacagacagacagacagacagacagacagacagacagacagatagatagatagatagatagatagatagatagatagatagatagatagatatgtcaTTCACCATTTTTATCATCCTCACTTTCTTCCTCCAGATGTTCAGAGGCTGTGAGGAAATCTTCCTCTATGGATGAAACAGAACGATTTGTGTCATCATCACAAACACGCTGACTGGCCATTCGAGCATGCCGTTGCCTCTCCTGCCCAGACTGTAGACCAATCAGGAACTTGTTGATCTGAAGGACGAGGCTGTCTGACTTAACTGGGTGACACCCACTGGCActctgaaccacacacacatcagctgctCTGTGGCTCTGTAATTGAtatgtgcatgcacacacacacacacacacacacacacacacacacacacacacacacacacacacacacacacacacacacacacacacacacacacaaacacagaaaaactgAATGCTTTGGAACTAAACGCTATGACAAAAATGACACAGGCTCTGTTTTTCTTAAAAGACATGCTTCTttctaaaatacatttatttatttttacaacttGTCCCATTAGCTCTGTAATTAATTCAGCTACCCTTGATTGTTTGAAATGACTGCAGAATGTTTCACAAATGTTAGATTATGTAATgattatgtaatttttttattttaatttaatttgcaaTTTTATCAGT
The DNA window shown above is from Tachysurus fulvidraco isolate hzauxx_2018 chromosome 13, HZAU_PFXX_2.0, whole genome shotgun sequence and carries:
- the LOC113638819 gene encoding A-kinase anchor protein SPHKAP isoform X2, with amino-acid sequence MAGAHRLLSALGNFQSSALFEDSVESEGIKTESSLGSSLSACKKVLCTNSVLDTCDYWLKNDKALCRVNFLEDQHDGGCTICFVSLGMSTADLHDNICLKKLATVSPDLPRLVEGLGSRPLKEHEILLLNGLESPDTCQHDLTHSHSHRAADVCVVQSASGCHPVKSDSLVLQINKFLIGLQSGQERQRHARMASQRVCDDDTNRSVSSIEEDFLTASEHLEEESEDDKNDADDEVLRESTEKLKTEKAKNKNMVEREDSEDSDTICASCKSHKVSRTSSRRENIPSKNSKNTNKESNYASSLAESVLQDAFIHLSQDELSFSTEVVMSNASSPQKSTDEPTRTRTHSFELPKIVIVQSPDNCDEPSEWPGTQSFRAPEIQDVQETGTQPHLHHSSPIRHTAKPVEIALACAASIIGTISNPQVTKQLVLETGNDETDTDEEEGTATEQRDYSLGSAMYSSPEIAGAVDPVGEIEDSLSATSVGLLSAAQASTAVMLHCSVAEGSSMDTFRTTVAEILLKEALEVLIHKQSYTSIANFLETTHNKIVDGIMHPRRSHQNHLVVDDFTQEVAESMFKYALEKAVNRKELRGKDSPNIQCFLLESVNSLLFDVLCATSRKFGDISKCTPELSDSKKSEVSAKENLATTKPGGETISQLQLLSELKQPENTNKIEKCSLPVGKKEKENYPMPAERENELNVNEPSIHTQMKTTAATIREAEVRQQDFSLSTGTLLVSKTNQGESKTPVACFAEDLATTVVSMATELAAICLENSSGKQPWFCALKSGSEGSEGLLLPCRTVVPFRRKETQNGVLIAKKHRAPRLSEIKRKTEEQPELMERLVNRVVDETVNLDDPAISDPFALFASEVTARIMNCPELNVVDTSKQGQSSRSRLQCERWSTRGKAASYESIPEEEAGPSGAHNTLDPGSRLGHNLSRGSSISKQSSCESITDEFSRFMVNQMETEGRGFDLLLDYYAGKNASSILAAAVQQVTSKKNGHLNVRTSACVSKQSSTESITEEFYRYILKDMDKENKDYGITKTKDWSNSLLPPPSRTPFCIRQSSVPDRRSSDSRLTVNSPIKANSFDGFARNVHVDSINIYPSNSVSSTGLCKSDSCLYKRGQTDHITDMLIHETWASSIESLMRKNKIIAEPSEDSTEQDSFESQPHVQLFANRLATDIVESGKSFIGCHQEVTACHASVSERRQGFLQSCSGKTPSWSQQERTNRGQREVPLIHIEPDQKDEGSEDMRCNIRFIRDSHANVQPQSSSEKVMSIQNRDINRTAAAPSTCVEGACRSLSSSSEESGSGGWAQVAPEEDPQEETTCSFIHLSEGNGNSSASSLGVADLEGFPESSSSTGLNSEERLRVLQSQEQADEVTSGLSTAGSSCHRELQVMNFDLEVDGVDREMQTTLQWIAASELGIPALYYRKTLQHTHIKFQKVVHLAAQRSWCVGDLFSLVLQFCRLHSEGEEELGLFDWLLKTQR
- the LOC113638819 gene encoding A-kinase anchor protein SPHKAP isoform X1; its protein translation is MAGAHRLLSALGNFQSSALFEDSVESEGIKTESSLGSSLSACKKVLCTNSVLDTCDYWLKNDKALCRVNFLEDQHDGGCTICFVSLGMSTADLHDNICLKKLATVSPDLPRLVEGLGSRPLKEHEILLLNGLESPDTCQHDLTHSHSHRAADVCVVQSASGCHPVKSDSLVLQINKFLIGLQSGQERQRHARMASQRVCDDDTNRSVSSIEEDFLTASEHLEEESEDDKNDADDEVLRESTEKLKTEKAKNKNMVEREDSEDSDTICASCKSHKVSRTSSRRENIPSKNSKNTNKESNYASSLAESVLQDAFIHLSQDELSFSTEVVMSNASSPQKSTDEPTRTRTHSFELPKIVIVQSPDNCDEPSEWPGTQSFRAPEIQDVQETGTQPHLHHSSPIRHTAKPVEIALACAASIIGTISNPQVTKQLVLETGNDETDTDEEEGTATEQRDYSLGSAMYSSPEIAGAVDPVGEIEDSLSATSVGLLSAAQASTAVMLHCSVAEGSSMDTFRTTVAEILLKEALEVLIHKQSYTSIANFLETTHNKIVDGIMHPRRSHQNHLVVDDFTQEVAESMFKYALEKAVNRKELRGKDSPNIQCFLLESVNSLLFDVLCATSRKFGDISKCTPELSDSKKSEVSAKENLATTKPGGETISQLQLLSELKQPENTNKIEKCSLPVGKKEKENYPMPAERENELNVNEPSIHTQMKTTAATIREAEVRQQDFSLSTGTLLVSKTNQGESKTPVACFAEDLATTVVSMATELAAICLENSSGKQPWFCALKSGSEGSEGLLLPCRTVVPFRRKETQNGVLIAKKHRAPRLSEIKRKTEEQPELMERLVNRVVDETVNLDDPAISDPFALFASEVTARIMNCPELNVVDTSKQGQSSRSRLQCERWSTRGKAASYESIPEEEAGPSGAHNTLDPGSRLGHNLSRGSSISKQSSCESITDEFSRFMVNQMETEGRGFDLLLDYYAGKNASSILAAAVQQVTSKKNGHLNVRTSACVSKQSSTESITEEFYRYILKDMDKENKDYGITKTKDWSNSLLPPPSRTPFCIRQSSVPDRRSSDSRLTVNSPIKANSFDGFARNVHVDSINIYPSNSVSSTGLCKSDSCLYKRGQTDHITDMLIHETWASSIESLMRKNKIIAEPSEDSTEQDSFESQPHVQLFANRLATDIVESGKSFIGCHQEVTACHASVSERRQGFLQSCSGKTPSWSQQERTNRGQREVPLIHIEPDQKDEGSEDMRCNIRFIRDSHANVQPQSSSEKVMSIQNRDINRTAAAPSTCVEGACRSLSSSSEESGSGGWAQVAPEEDPQEETTCSFIHLSEGNGNSSASSLGVADLEGFPESSSSTGLNSEERLRVLQSQEQADEVTSGLSTAGSSCHRELQVMNFDLEVDGVDREMQTTLQWIAASELGIPALYYRKTLQHTHIKVTQFQKVVHLAAQRSWCVGDLFSLVLQFCRLHSEGEEELGLFDWLLKTQR
- the LOC113638819 gene encoding A-kinase anchor protein SPHKAP isoform X4, producing MSTADLHDNICLKKLATVSPDLPRLVEGLGSRPLKEHEILLLNGLESPDTCQHDLTHSHSHRAADVCVVQSASGCHPVKSDSLVLQINKFLIGLQSGQERQRHARMASQRVCDDDTNRSVSSIEEDFLTASEHLEEESEDDKNDADDEVLRESTEKLKTEKAKNKNMVEREDSEDSDTICASCKSHKVSRTSSRRENIPSKNSKNTNKESNYASSLAESVLQDAFIHLSQDELSFSTEVVMSNASSPQKSTDEPTRTRTHSFELPKIVIVQSPDNCDEPSEWPGTQSFRAPEIQDVQETGTQPHLHHSSPIRHTAKPVEIALACAASIIGTISNPQVTKQLVLETGNDETDTDEEEGTATEQRDYSLGSAMYSSPEIAGAVDPVGEIEDSLSATSVGLLSAAQASTAVMLHCSVAEGSSMDTFRTTVAEILLKEALEVLIHKQSYTSIANFLETTHNKIVDGIMHPRRSHQNHLVVDDFTQEVAESMFKYALEKAVNRKELRGKDSPNIQCFLLESVNSLLFDVLCATSRKFGDISKCTPELSDSKKSEVSAKENLATTKPGGETISQLQLLSELKQPENTNKIEKCSLPVGKKEKENYPMPAERENELNVNEPSIHTQMKTTAATIREAEVRQQDFSLSTGTLLVSKTNQGESKTPVACFAEDLATTVVSMATELAAICLENSSGKQPWFCALKSGSEGSEGLLLPCRTVVPFRRKETQNGVLIAKKHRAPRLSEIKRKTEEQPELMERLVNRVVDETVNLDDPAISDPFALFASEVTARIMNCPELNVVDTSKQGQSSRSRLQCERWSTRGKAASYESIPEEEAGPSGAHNTLDPGSRLGHNLSRGSSISKQSSCESITDEFSRFMVNQMETEGRGFDLLLDYYAGKNASSILAAAVQQVTSKKNGHLNVRTSACVSKQSSTESITEEFYRYILKDMDKENKDYGITKTKDWSNSLLPPPSRTPFCIRQSSVPDRRSSDSRLTVNSPIKANSFDGFARNVHVDSINIYPSNSVSSTGLCKSDSCLYKRGQTDHITDMLIHETWASSIESLMRKNKIIAEPSEDSTEQDSFESQPHVQLFANRLATDIVESGKSFIGCHQEVTACHASVSERRQGFLQSCSGKTPSWSQQERTNRGQREVPLIHIEPDQKDEGSEDMRCNIRFIRDSHANVQPQSSSEKVMSIQNRDINRTAAAPSTCVEGACRSLSSSSEESGSGGWAQVAPEEDPQEETTCSFIHLSEGNGNSSASSLGVADLEGFPESSSSTGLNSEERLRVLQSQEQADEVTSGLSTAGSSCHRELQVMNFDLEVDGVDREMQTTLQWIAASELGIPALYYRKTLQHTHIKVTQFQKVVHLAAQRSWCVGDLFSLVLQFCRLHSEGEEELGLFDWLLKTQR
- the LOC113638819 gene encoding A-kinase anchor protein SPHKAP isoform X3, translated to MAGAHRLLSALGNFQSSALFEDSVESEGIKTESSLGSSLSACKKVLCTNSVLDTCDYWLKNDKALCRVNFLEDQHDGGCTICFVSLGMSTADLHDNICLKKLATVSPDLPRLVEGLGSRPLKEHEILLLNGLESPDTCQHDLTHSHSHRAADVCVVQSASGCHPVKSDSLVLQINKFLIGLQSGQERQRHARMASQRVCDDDTNRSVSSIEEDFLTASEHLEEESEDDKNDADDEVLRESTEKLKTEKAKNKNMVEREDSEDSDTICASCKSHKVSRTSSRRENIPSKNSKNTNKESNYASSLAESVLQDAFIHLSQDELSFSTEVVMSNASSPQKSTDEPTRTRTHSFELPKIVIVQSPDNCDEPSEWPGTQSFRAPEIQDVQETGTQPHLHHSSPIRHTAKPVEIALACAASIIGTISNPQVTKQLVLETGNDETDTDEEEGTATEQRDYSLGSAMYSSPEIAGAVDPVGEIEDSLSATSVGLLSAAQASTAVMLHCSVAEGSSMDTFRTTVAEILLKEALEVLIHKQSYTSIANFLETTHNKIVDGIMHPRRSHQNHLVVDDFTQEVAESMFKYALEKAVNRKELRGKDSPNIQCFLLESVNSLLFDVLCATSRKFGDISKCTPELSDSKKSEVSAKENLATTKPGGETISQLQLLSELKQPENTNKIEKCSLPVGKKEKENYPMPAERENELNVNEPSIHTQMKTTAATIREAEVRQQDFSLSTGTLLVSKTNQGESKTPVACFAEDLATTVVSMATELAAICLENSSGKQPWFCALKSGSEGSEGLLLPCRTVVPFRRKETQNGVLIAKKHRAPRLSEIKRKTEEQPELMERLVNRVVDETVNLDDPAISDPFALFASEVTARIMNCPELNVVDTSKQGQSSRSRLQCERWSTRGKAASYESIPEEEAGPSGAHNTLDPGSRLGHNLSRGSSISKQSSCESITDEFSRFMVNQMETEGRGFDLLLDYYAGKNASSILAAAVQQVTSKKNGHLNVRTSACVSKQSSTESITEEFYRYILKDMDKENKDYGITKTKDWSNSLLPPPSRTPFCIRQSSVPDRRSSDSRLTVNSPIKANSFDGFARNVHVDSINIYPSNSVSSTGLCKSDSCLYKRGQTDHITDMLIHETWASSIESLMRKNKIIAEPSEDSTEQDSFESQPHVQLFANRLATDIVESGKSFIGCHQEVTACHASVSERRQGFLQSCSGKTPSWSQQERTNRGQREVPLIHIEPDQKDEGSEDMRCNIRFIRDSHANVQPQSSSEKVMSIQNRDINRTAAAPSTCVEGACRSLSSSSEESGSGGWAQVAPEEDPQEETTCSFIHLSEGNGNSSASSLGVADLEGFPESSSSTGLNSEERLRVLQSQEQADAGSSCHRELQVMNFDLEVDGVDREMQTTLQWIAASELGIPALYYRKTLQHTHIKVTQFQKVVHLAAQRSWCVGDLFSLVLQFCRLHSEGEEELGLFDWLLKTQR